One window from the genome of Cricetulus griseus strain 17A/GY chromosome 2, alternate assembly CriGri-PICRH-1.0, whole genome shotgun sequence encodes:
- the LOC100753793 gene encoding olfactory receptor 8S1, with amino-acid sequence MRNHSAVREFVLLGLSTDPYVRPILFALFLLVYLLTLVGNSLMLLVIAADSHLHTPMYFFLRQLSFLDLCHSSVTAPKMLENLLSEDKSILVESCLAQAFFVFATGGTEACLLAAMAYDRYVAISSPLLYSQVMSNQLCVGLVWISWGLAFVDALLNILLAVSLDFCEDQTIPHFSCELSSLFPLSCSDTSTNFILLLCSSVVHFFGTLVMIVCSYARIVSTVLRVSSSTGRSKAFSTCLSHLTTVILFYGSGFISYLLPASGSPVEMVFSLQYSLITPMLNPLIYSLKNKEVKAAVGRMIRKHL; translated from the coding sequence ATGAGAAACCACAGTGCTGTCCGAGAGTTTGTTCTCCTTGGACTATCCACCGACCCCTACGTTCGGCCTATACTCTTTGCTCTCTTCCTTCTGGTTTACCTCCTCACCCTGGTGGGAAACTCCTTGATGCTGCTCGTGATTGCAGCTGATTCTCACCTCCACACACCTATGTATTTCTTCTTGAGACAACTGTCTTTCCTAGACCTGTGCCACTCATCTGTCACAGCTCCCAAGATGCTGGAGAACCTACTTTCAGAGGACAAATCCATCCTTGTTGAAAGTTGTTTGGCtcaggctttctttgtgtttgcCACTGGTGGCACAGAGGCCTGTCTACTGGCtgcaatggcctatgaccgctatgttgcCATCAGTTCACCTTTGCTCTATAGCCAGGTGATGAGTAACCAGCTCTGTGTGGGACTGGTGTGGATCTCCTGGGGTCTAGCCTTTGTTGATGCTCTCCTCAATATCCTTCTCGCTGTCAGTTTAGATTTCTGTGAGGACCAAACTATTCCTCACTTCAGCTGTGAgctgtcctctctcttccctctatCCTGCTCTGATACCTCTACCAATTTCATACTCCTGCTGTGCTCCTCGGTCGTGCATTTCTTTGGAACCCTTGTTATGATCGTTTGCTCTTATGCTCGCATTGTCTCCACTGTCCTGAGGGTCAGCTCCAGCACAGGCAGAAGCAAAGCTTTCTCCACCTGCTTGTCCCACCTCACTACTGTGATCTTGTTCTATGGCTCAGGTTTCATCAGCTATCTGTTACCAGCTTCAGGGTCCCCTGTGGAAATGGTCTTCTCTCTGCAATACAGTCTCATCACTCCCATGCTGAACCCCCTCATCTACAGCCTGAAGAACAAGGAGGTGAAGGCAGCTGTGGGAAGAATGATCAGAAAGCATCTTTGA